One segment of Solanum lycopersicum chromosome 1, SLM_r2.1 DNA contains the following:
- the LOC112940698 gene encoding protein TIFY 3A-like — protein MVGNFNVSNDEANEILKFAKRSITNDVFSSNSGDLSLPKINSSLRFSEKPQIRLGCESENGVKVEPLTIFYDGKIAVYDVSIEKAANILKFVERDAISSKKEFSMESLSGDLHLAKRNFMHGVLENRNERFCPPGFEDIKIAPLSIIYNGKLAVFDVRSYKVDEILKFAESSKQQTLSQDVPLTTRKSSVRFLEKRQERMTMVSPYGFPHAAPENKK, from the exons ATGGTTGGAAATTTCAATGTCTCCAATGATGAG GCGAATGAAATTCTAAAGTTTGCAAAAAGGTCAATAACTAATGATGTATTTTCATCAAATAGTGGAG ATCTATCATTGCCGAAGATAAACTCTTCGCTTAGATTTTCCGAGAAGCCACAAATAAG GCTTGGTTGTGAGTCGGAAAATGGCGTTAAAGTTGAACCTTTGACTATTTTTTATGATGGGAAGATTGCGGTTTATGATGTATCCATTGAGAAG GCAGCAAATATTCTTAAGTTTGTAGAAAGAGATGCAATTTCATCTAAAAAGGAATTTTCCATGGAATCATTAAGCGGAG ATCTTCATTTGGCTAAGAGAAACTTTATGCATGGAGTTTTGGAGAATCGAAATGAGAG gtTTTGTCCTCCGGGATTCGAAGACATAAAAATTGCGCCTCTGAGTATCATCTACAATGGAAAACTTGCGGTTTTCGATGTCCGGAGTTACAAG GTGGATGAAATTCTAAAGTTCGCAGAATCGTCAAAACAACAAACCTTAAGCCAAG ATGTACCATTGACAACGAGAAAATCCTCAGTTAGATTCTTGGAGAAGCGACAAGAGAG GATGACTATGGTGTCACCTTATGGTTTTCCCCATGCTGCCCctgaaaataagaaatag